One region of Sylvia atricapilla isolate bSylAtr1 chromosome Z, bSylAtr1.pri, whole genome shotgun sequence genomic DNA includes:
- the AGGF1 gene encoding angiogenic factor with G patch and FHA domains 1 isoform X3 produces the protein MASPPGAESRADAGEQEAAAALEAELCECRAQLERARRRLRRTQRLYRRERESGEALRRQVEELTKEIHTRKEKDTSSVEVQTEDCAAWSQADYYYYENYYNHTDTQDCVCELPVQHSHEAEGTEHNSTEELETGDNIPLRKDSTNTVEDREEENFVQNSQGTEETSVPEGSLAESLRAAAEAAVSQTGFIYDENTGLYYDHSTGFYYNSENQLYYDPATGIYYYCDVESGRYQFHSRVDLQSYQASGTKHTKDKKGKKKRKEPDEYKVRQLTETMANLKISSFGLAASGKDEEKIWPPCIRVIVIRSPVLQTGSLYIITAVKPATIGREKGVGHTLQIPEVGVSKFHAEVYFDHDLQNYVLVDQGSQNGTVVNGNQILQPKTKCDPYILEHGDEVKIGETVLSFHIHPGSDTCDGCEPGQVRAHLRLDKKKESSVCPALSKEERELVRRKALKQIRVKYGLQNTEYEDNKAVRNPKYKDRAGKRRETVGSEGIFQRDDSSASVHIEISDSNKGHKMLEKMGWKKGEGLGKDGGGMKDPIQLELHQKHAGLGARRPTSIEDVQLVQSKNKRNWDKARERFAENFQDPKSQRDPPKGTLWVRGTVD, from the exons ATGGCCTCCCCACCGGGCGCCGAGAGCCGGGCGGACGCCGGCGAgcaggaggcggcggcggcgctggaAGCGGAGCTGTGCGAGTGCCGCGCGCAGCTGGagcgggcgcggcggcggctgcggcgcACCCAGCGGCTGTACCGCCGGGAGCGGGAGAGCGGCGAGGCGCTCAGGAGGCAG GTGGAAGAACTCACTAAAGAAATCCATACTAGGAAGGAGAAAGACACGTCAAGTGTAGAAGTACAGACAGAGGACTGTGCTGCATGGTCACAAGCAG ATTATTACTACTATGAAAATTATTACAATCACACTGATACTCAAGACTGTGTGTGTGAACTACCAGTGCAGCACAGTCATGAGGCTGAAGGCACTGAGCATAATTCCACAGAGGAATTGGAGACAGGTGATAATATTCCACTAAGGAAGGATAGCACCAACACTGTTGAAGatagagaagaggaaaatttcGTCCAGAATTCACAG GGGACAGAAGAAACTTCAGTACCAGAAGGTTCTTTGGCTGAGAGcttgagagctgctgcagaggctgctgtttcacaaactgggtttatttatGATGAAAATACAGGACTGTATTATGACCACAGCACTGGATTCTACTACAATTCA gaaaaccaaCTGTATTATGACCCAGCTACTGGAATTTATTACTACTGTGATGTGGAAAGCGGCCGATACCAGTTTCATTCACGAGTGGATCTGCAGTCTTACCAGGCCTCTGGTACTAAGCACACCAAGgataaaaaggggaaaaagaagagaaaagaaccAGATGAGTATAAG GTACGTCAGTTGACAGAAACCATGGCTAATCTGAAGATTTCTTCTTTTGGATTGGCAGCTTCTGGTAAAG ATGAAGAAAAGATCTGGCCTCCTTGTATCCGAGTAATTGTCATAAGATCACCAGTTCTACAGACTGGATCACTTTATATTATCACTGCCGTGAAACCTGCTACAATTGGAAg AGAAAAAGGTGTTGGACACACACTTCAGATTCCTGAAGTTGGAGTCAGTAAG TTTCATGCAGAAGTATATTTTGACCATGATTTGCAAAATTATGTTCTCGTGGATCAAGGCAGTCAGAATGGAACAGTTGTTAATGGAAATCAGATTCTCCAG CCTAAAACAAAGTGTGACCCCTACATCCTGGAGCATGGAGATGAGGTGAAGATTGGCGAAACTGtgctttcttttcatattcACCCTGGCAGTGATACTTGCGATGGATGTGAACCAGGACAAGTTAGAGCGCATCTTCGCCTGGACAAGAAAAAAGAGTCTTCTG TTTGTCCAGCCCTTAGCAAAGAAGAGAGAGAGTTAGTCAGAAGAAAAGCATTGAAACAAATACGGGTAAAATATGGTTTACAG AACACAGAATATGAAGACAACAAGGCAGTGAGAAATCCAAAGTACAAAGACAGAGCAGGAAAACGCAGAGAGACTGTTGGAAGTGAAGGAATCTTCCAGAGAGATGATAGCTCAGCTTCTGTTCATAT TGAAATCAGTGACAGCAACAAAGGACATAAAATGTTGGAGAAGATGGGATGGAAGAAGGGGGAAGGTCTGGGAAAGGACGGTGGTGGCATGAAGGATCCG ATCCAACTGGAGTTACATCAGAAGCATGCAGGTTTAGGTGCTAGGAGACCAACCTCAATTGAAGATGTTCAGCTTGTccagagcaaaaataaaaggaactgGGATAAAGCAAGAGAGAGGTTTGCTGAAAACTTCCAAGACCCTAAATCACAAAGGGATCCACCTAAGGGTACACTTTGGGTTAGAGGAACTGTAGACTGA
- the AGGF1 gene encoding angiogenic factor with G patch and FHA domains 1 isoform X1, which produces MASPPGAESRADAGEQEAAAALEAELCECRAQLERARRRLRRTQRLYRRERESGEALRRQVEELTKEIHTRKEKDTSSVEVQTEDCAAWSQADYYYYENYYNHTDTQDCVCELPVQHSHEAEGTEHNSTEELETGDNIPLRKDSTNTVEDREEENFVQNSQGTEETSVPEGSLAESLRAAAEAAVSQTGFIYDENTGLYYDHSTGFYYNSENQLYYDPATGIYYYCDVESGRYQFHSRVDLQSYQASGTKHTKDKKGKKKRKEPDEYKDMDTEEQKSSNSLNCFSTTEQVSSEEDESPKARKKTKMDTKPRNSVTAKESISTDSINSHSRNVAVYTDDSRAADTESEPEEGEITDSECETYSEEELTSEETDDSEYSENEDEEKIWPPCIRVIVIRSPVLQTGSLYIITAVKPATIGREKGVGHTLQIPEVGVSKFHAEVYFDHDLQNYVLVDQGSQNGTVVNGNQILQPKTKCDPYILEHGDEVKIGETVLSFHIHPGSDTCDGCEPGQVRAHLRLDKKKESSVCPALSKEERELVRRKALKQIRVKYGLQNTEYEDNKAVRNPKYKDRAGKRRETVGSEGIFQRDDSSASVHIEISDSNKGHKMLEKMGWKKGEGLGKDGGGMKDPIQLELHQKHAGLGARRPTSIEDVQLVQSKNKRNWDKARERFAENFQDPKSQRDPPKGTLWVRGTVD; this is translated from the exons ATGGCCTCCCCACCGGGCGCCGAGAGCCGGGCGGACGCCGGCGAgcaggaggcggcggcggcgctggaAGCGGAGCTGTGCGAGTGCCGCGCGCAGCTGGagcgggcgcggcggcggctgcggcgcACCCAGCGGCTGTACCGCCGGGAGCGGGAGAGCGGCGAGGCGCTCAGGAGGCAG GTGGAAGAACTCACTAAAGAAATCCATACTAGGAAGGAGAAAGACACGTCAAGTGTAGAAGTACAGACAGAGGACTGTGCTGCATGGTCACAAGCAG ATTATTACTACTATGAAAATTATTACAATCACACTGATACTCAAGACTGTGTGTGTGAACTACCAGTGCAGCACAGTCATGAGGCTGAAGGCACTGAGCATAATTCCACAGAGGAATTGGAGACAGGTGATAATATTCCACTAAGGAAGGATAGCACCAACACTGTTGAAGatagagaagaggaaaatttcGTCCAGAATTCACAG GGGACAGAAGAAACTTCAGTACCAGAAGGTTCTTTGGCTGAGAGcttgagagctgctgcagaggctgctgtttcacaaactgggtttatttatGATGAAAATACAGGACTGTATTATGACCACAGCACTGGATTCTACTACAATTCA gaaaaccaaCTGTATTATGACCCAGCTACTGGAATTTATTACTACTGTGATGTGGAAAGCGGCCGATACCAGTTTCATTCACGAGTGGATCTGCAGTCTTACCAGGCCTCTGGTACTAAGCACACCAAGgataaaaaggggaaaaagaagagaaaagaaccAGATGAGTATAAG GATATGGacacagaagagcagaaatCATCTAACAGTCTGAATTGCTTTTCCACCACTGAGCAAGTAAGTTCTGAAGAAGATGAGTCTCCCAAAGCAAGGAAGAAGACTAAAATGGACACAAAACCACGAAATAGTGTAACAGCCAAAGAATCCATTTCTACAGACAGTATAAATTCACATTCGCGCAATGTTGCGGTGTATACAGATGACAGTAGAGCAGCAGACACAGAGAGTGAACCAGAAGAAGGTGAAATTACAGATTCTGAGTGTGAAACCTACAGTGAGGAGGAATTAACAAGTGAAGAAACTGATGATTCAGAATACTCAGAAAATGAAG ATGAAGAAAAGATCTGGCCTCCTTGTATCCGAGTAATTGTCATAAGATCACCAGTTCTACAGACTGGATCACTTTATATTATCACTGCCGTGAAACCTGCTACAATTGGAAg AGAAAAAGGTGTTGGACACACACTTCAGATTCCTGAAGTTGGAGTCAGTAAG TTTCATGCAGAAGTATATTTTGACCATGATTTGCAAAATTATGTTCTCGTGGATCAAGGCAGTCAGAATGGAACAGTTGTTAATGGAAATCAGATTCTCCAG CCTAAAACAAAGTGTGACCCCTACATCCTGGAGCATGGAGATGAGGTGAAGATTGGCGAAACTGtgctttcttttcatattcACCCTGGCAGTGATACTTGCGATGGATGTGAACCAGGACAAGTTAGAGCGCATCTTCGCCTGGACAAGAAAAAAGAGTCTTCTG TTTGTCCAGCCCTTAGCAAAGAAGAGAGAGAGTTAGTCAGAAGAAAAGCATTGAAACAAATACGGGTAAAATATGGTTTACAG AACACAGAATATGAAGACAACAAGGCAGTGAGAAATCCAAAGTACAAAGACAGAGCAGGAAAACGCAGAGAGACTGTTGGAAGTGAAGGAATCTTCCAGAGAGATGATAGCTCAGCTTCTGTTCATAT TGAAATCAGTGACAGCAACAAAGGACATAAAATGTTGGAGAAGATGGGATGGAAGAAGGGGGAAGGTCTGGGAAAGGACGGTGGTGGCATGAAGGATCCG ATCCAACTGGAGTTACATCAGAAGCATGCAGGTTTAGGTGCTAGGAGACCAACCTCAATTGAAGATGTTCAGCTTGTccagagcaaaaataaaaggaactgGGATAAAGCAAGAGAGAGGTTTGCTGAAAACTTCCAAGACCCTAAATCACAAAGGGATCCACCTAAGGGTACACTTTGGGTTAGAGGAACTGTAGACTGA
- the AGGF1 gene encoding angiogenic factor with G patch and FHA domains 1 isoform X2, whose amino-acid sequence MASPPGAESRADAGEQEAAAALEAELCECRAQLERARRRLRRTQRLYRRERESGEALRRQVEELTKEIHTRKEKDTSSVEVQTEDCAAWSQADYYYYENYYNHTDTQDCVCELPVQHSHEAEGTEHNSTEELETGDNIPLRKDSTNTVEDREEENFVQNSQENQLYYDPATGIYYYCDVESGRYQFHSRVDLQSYQASGTKHTKDKKGKKKRKEPDEYKDMDTEEQKSSNSLNCFSTTEQVSSEEDESPKARKKTKMDTKPRNSVTAKESISTDSINSHSRNVAVYTDDSRAADTESEPEEGEITDSECETYSEEELTSEETDDSEYSENEDEEKIWPPCIRVIVIRSPVLQTGSLYIITAVKPATIGREKGVGHTLQIPEVGVSKFHAEVYFDHDLQNYVLVDQGSQNGTVVNGNQILQPKTKCDPYILEHGDEVKIGETVLSFHIHPGSDTCDGCEPGQVRAHLRLDKKKESSVCPALSKEERELVRRKALKQIRVKYGLQNTEYEDNKAVRNPKYKDRAGKRRETVGSEGIFQRDDSSASVHIEISDSNKGHKMLEKMGWKKGEGLGKDGGGMKDPIQLELHQKHAGLGARRPTSIEDVQLVQSKNKRNWDKARERFAENFQDPKSQRDPPKGTLWVRGTVD is encoded by the exons ATGGCCTCCCCACCGGGCGCCGAGAGCCGGGCGGACGCCGGCGAgcaggaggcggcggcggcgctggaAGCGGAGCTGTGCGAGTGCCGCGCGCAGCTGGagcgggcgcggcggcggctgcggcgcACCCAGCGGCTGTACCGCCGGGAGCGGGAGAGCGGCGAGGCGCTCAGGAGGCAG GTGGAAGAACTCACTAAAGAAATCCATACTAGGAAGGAGAAAGACACGTCAAGTGTAGAAGTACAGACAGAGGACTGTGCTGCATGGTCACAAGCAG ATTATTACTACTATGAAAATTATTACAATCACACTGATACTCAAGACTGTGTGTGTGAACTACCAGTGCAGCACAGTCATGAGGCTGAAGGCACTGAGCATAATTCCACAGAGGAATTGGAGACAGGTGATAATATTCCACTAAGGAAGGATAGCACCAACACTGTTGAAGatagagaagaggaaaatttcGTCCAGAATTCACAG gaaaaccaaCTGTATTATGACCCAGCTACTGGAATTTATTACTACTGTGATGTGGAAAGCGGCCGATACCAGTTTCATTCACGAGTGGATCTGCAGTCTTACCAGGCCTCTGGTACTAAGCACACCAAGgataaaaaggggaaaaagaagagaaaagaaccAGATGAGTATAAG GATATGGacacagaagagcagaaatCATCTAACAGTCTGAATTGCTTTTCCACCACTGAGCAAGTAAGTTCTGAAGAAGATGAGTCTCCCAAAGCAAGGAAGAAGACTAAAATGGACACAAAACCACGAAATAGTGTAACAGCCAAAGAATCCATTTCTACAGACAGTATAAATTCACATTCGCGCAATGTTGCGGTGTATACAGATGACAGTAGAGCAGCAGACACAGAGAGTGAACCAGAAGAAGGTGAAATTACAGATTCTGAGTGTGAAACCTACAGTGAGGAGGAATTAACAAGTGAAGAAACTGATGATTCAGAATACTCAGAAAATGAAG ATGAAGAAAAGATCTGGCCTCCTTGTATCCGAGTAATTGTCATAAGATCACCAGTTCTACAGACTGGATCACTTTATATTATCACTGCCGTGAAACCTGCTACAATTGGAAg AGAAAAAGGTGTTGGACACACACTTCAGATTCCTGAAGTTGGAGTCAGTAAG TTTCATGCAGAAGTATATTTTGACCATGATTTGCAAAATTATGTTCTCGTGGATCAAGGCAGTCAGAATGGAACAGTTGTTAATGGAAATCAGATTCTCCAG CCTAAAACAAAGTGTGACCCCTACATCCTGGAGCATGGAGATGAGGTGAAGATTGGCGAAACTGtgctttcttttcatattcACCCTGGCAGTGATACTTGCGATGGATGTGAACCAGGACAAGTTAGAGCGCATCTTCGCCTGGACAAGAAAAAAGAGTCTTCTG TTTGTCCAGCCCTTAGCAAAGAAGAGAGAGAGTTAGTCAGAAGAAAAGCATTGAAACAAATACGGGTAAAATATGGTTTACAG AACACAGAATATGAAGACAACAAGGCAGTGAGAAATCCAAAGTACAAAGACAGAGCAGGAAAACGCAGAGAGACTGTTGGAAGTGAAGGAATCTTCCAGAGAGATGATAGCTCAGCTTCTGTTCATAT TGAAATCAGTGACAGCAACAAAGGACATAAAATGTTGGAGAAGATGGGATGGAAGAAGGGGGAAGGTCTGGGAAAGGACGGTGGTGGCATGAAGGATCCG ATCCAACTGGAGTTACATCAGAAGCATGCAGGTTTAGGTGCTAGGAGACCAACCTCAATTGAAGATGTTCAGCTTGTccagagcaaaaataaaaggaactgGGATAAAGCAAGAGAGAGGTTTGCTGAAAACTTCCAAGACCCTAAATCACAAAGGGATCCACCTAAGGGTACACTTTGGGTTAGAGGAACTGTAGACTGA